A window from Macaca fascicularis isolate 582-1 chromosome 20, T2T-MFA8v1.1 encodes these proteins:
- the CACNA1H gene encoding voltage-dependent T-type calcium channel subunit alpha-1H isoform X2, which produces MTEGARAADEVRVPLGAPPPGPAAAVGASPESPGVPGREAEQGSEPGVSPPESPAAERGAELGADEEQRVPYPALAATVFFCLGQTTRPRSWCLRLVCNPWFEHVSMLVIMLNCVTLGMFRPCEDVECGSERCNILEAFDAFIFAFFAVEMVIKMVALGLFGQKCYLGDTWNRLDFFIVVAGMMEYSLDGHNVSLSAIRTVRVLRPLRAINRVPSMRILVTLLLDTLPMLGNVLLLCFFVFFIFGIVGVQLWAGLLRNRCFLDSAFVRNNNLTFLRPYYQTEEGEENPFICSSRRDNGMQKCSHIPGRRELRVPCTLGWEAYVQPQAEGVGATRNACINWNQYYNVCRSGDSNPHNGAINFDNIGYAWIAIFQVGGKKVGRGPRGTAGERVQDSPPSRDPGGHGGGGGGVVRAQVQPPPPQVITLEGWVDIMYYVMDAHSFYNFIYFILLIIVGSFFMINLCLVVIATQFSETKQRESQLMREQRARHLSNDSTLASFSEPGSCYEELLKYVGHIFRKVKRRGLRLYARWQSRWRKKVDPSAVQGQGPGHRQRRAGRHTASVHHLVYHHHHHHHHHYHFSHSSPRRPGPEPGACDTRVVRAGAPPSPPSPGSRAPDAESVHSIYHADCHIEGPQERAQVARAAATAAASLKLATGLGTMNYPTILSSGMGSGRGSTSPGPKGKWASGPPGTGGHSPLSLNSPDPYEKIQHVVGEHGLGQAPGHLSGLSVPCPLPSPPAGTLTCELKSCPYCTRALEDPEGELSGSESGDSDGRGIYEFTQDIQHGDRRDPMQPPPATDTPGPGSPRRRAQQMAAPGEPGRLGHLWATFSGKLRRIVDSKYFSRGIMMAILVNTLSMGVEYHEQPEELTHALEISNIVFTSMFALEMLLKLLACGPLGYIRNPYNIFDGIIVVISVWEIVGQADGGLSVLRTFRLLRVLKLVRFLPALRRQLVVLVKTMDNVATFCTLLMLFIFIFSILGMHLFGCKFSLKTDTGDTVPDRKNFDSLLWAIVTVFQILTQEDWNVVLYNGMASTSSWAALYFVALMTFGNYVLFNLLVAILVEGFQAEGDANRSDTDEDKTSVHFEEDFHKLRELQTTELKMCSLAVTPNGHLEGRGSLSPPLIMCTAATPMPTPKSSPYLDAAPSLPDSRRGSSSSGDPPLGDQKPPANLRSSPCAPWGPNGAWSSRRSSWSSLGRAPSLKRRSQCGERESLLSGEGKGSTDDEAEDGRATPGPRATPLRRAESLDPRPLRPAPHPPTKCRDCNGQMVALPSEFFLRVDSHREDAAELDDDLEDSCCFRLHKVLEPYKPQWCRSREAWALYLFSPQNRFRVSCQKIITHKMFDHVVLVFIFLNCVTIALERPDIDPGSTERAFLSVSNYIFTAIFVAEMMVKVVALGLLSGEHAYLQSSWNLLDGLLVLVSLVDIVVAMASAGGAKILGVLRVLRLLRTLRPLRVISRAPGLKLVVETLISSLRPIGNIVLICCAFFIIFGILGVQLFKGKFYYCEGGDTRNISTKAQCRAAHYRWVRRKYNFDNLGQALMSLFVLSSKDGWVNIMYDGLDAVGVDQQPVQNHNPWMLLYFISFLLIVSFFVLNMFVGVVVENFHKCRQHQEAEEARRREEKRLRRLERRRRSTFPSPEAQRRPYYADYSPTRRSIHSLCTSHYLDLFITFIICVNVITMSMEHYNQPKSLDEALKYCNYVFTIVFVFEAALKLVAFGFRRFFKDRWNQLDLAIVLLSLMGITLEEIEMSAALPINPTIIRIMRVLRIARVLKLLKMATGMRALLDTVVQALPQVGNLGLLFMLLFFIYAALGVELFGRLECSEDNPCEGLSRHATFSNFGMAFLTLFRVSTGDNWNGIMKDTLRECTREDKHCLSYLPALSPVYFVTFVLVAQFVLVNVVVAVLMKHLEESNKEAREDAELDAEIELELAQGPGGARRVDADRPPSPQESPGARDTPNLLVARKVSVSRMLSLPNDSYMFRPVVPAAAPHPRPLQEVEMETYGASTPLGSVASAHSPPVESCASLQIPLAVSSPARSSETLHALSPRGTARSPSLSRLLCRQEAVRADSLEGQIDGPRDTLDPAETGEKTLVRPVSQGGSLQSPPRSPRPASTRTRKHTFGQRCVSSRTAAPGGEEAEASDPADEEVSHITSSARPWQPAAEPQGPEASPVAGGERDLRRLYSVDAQGFLDKPGRADEQWRPSAELGSGEPGEAKAWGPEAEPALGARRKKKMSPPCISVEPPAEDEGSARPPAAEGGSTTLRRRTPSCEATPHRDSLEPTEGSGTGGDPAAKGERWGQASCRAEHLTVPSFAFEPLDLGGPSGDPFLDGSHSVTPEPRAFSSGAIVLLEPPETDPPMPVSDPPEKRRGPYLTVPQCPLEKPGSPSATPAPGDGTDDPV; this is translated from the exons GGCTGGATTTCTTCATCGTCGTGGCGGG CATGATGGAGTACTCGTTGGATGGACACAACGTGAGCCTCTCGGCTATCAGGACCGTGCGGGTGCTGCGGCCCCTCCGTGCCATCAATCGCGTGCCGA GCATGCGAATCCTGGTCACTCTGCTGCTGGACACGCTGCCCATGCTTGGGAACGTCCTTCTGCTCTGCTTCTTCGTCTTCTTCATTTTTGGCATCGTTGGTGTCCAGCTCTGGGCTGGCCTCCTGCGGAACCGCTGCTTCCTGGACAGTGCCTTTGTCAG AAACAACAACCTGACCTTCCTGCGGCCGTACTACCAGACGGAGGAGGGCGAGGAGAACCCGTTCATCTGCTCCTCGCGCCGAGACAACGGCATGCAGAAGTGCTCGCACATCCCCGGCCGCCGCGAGCTGCGCGTGCCCTGCACGCTGGGCTGGGAGGCCTACGTGCAGCCCCAGGCCGAGGGGGTGGGCGCCACGCGCAACGCCTGCATCAACTGGAACCAGTACTACAACGTGTGCCGCTCGGGCGACTCCAACCCCCACAACGGTGCCATCAACTTCGACAACATTGGCTACGCCTGGATCGCCATCTTCCAGGTGGGCGGCAAGAAGGTGGGACGGGGACCCCGGGGCACGGCAGGGGAGCGGGTGCAGGACTCGCCCCCCAGCCGAGACCCCGGGGGGcacggggggggaggaggaggggtcGTGCGGGCCCAAGTCCAGCCACCGCCCCCCCAGGTGATCACGCTGGAAGGCTGGGTGGACATCATGTACTACGTCATGGACGCCCACTCGTTCTACAATTTCATCTATTTCATCTTGCTCATCATT GTGGGCTCCTTCTTCATGATCAACCTGTGCCTGGTGGTGATTGCCACGCAGTTCTCAGAGACAAAGCAGCGAGAGAGCCAGCTGATGCGGGAGCAGCGGGCGCGCCACCTATCCAACGACAGCACACTGGCCAGCTTCTCCGAGCCTGGCAGCTGCTACGAAGAGCTGCTGAAGTATGTGGGCCACATATTCCGCAAGGTCAAGCGGCGCGGCTTGCGCCTCTATGCCCGCTGGCAGAGCCGCTGGCGCAAGAAGGTGGACCCTAGCGCTGTGCAAGGCCAGGGTCCCGGGCACCGCCAGCGCCGGGCGGGCAGGCACACAGCCTCGGTGCACCACCTGgtctaccaccatcaccaccaccaccaccaccactaccatttCAGCCACAGCAGCCCCCGCAGGCCCGGCCCTGAGCCAGGCGCCTGCGACACCAGAGTGGTGCGGGCCGGCGCGCCCCCCTCACCACCCTCCCCAGGCAGCAGAGCACCCGACGCAGAGTCTGTGCACAGCATCTATCATGCCGACTGCCACATAGAGGGGCCGCAGGAGAGGGCCCAGGTGGCACGTGCCGCCGCCACCGCTGCCGCCAGCCTCAAACTGGCCACGGGGCTGGGCACCATGAACTACCCCACCATCCTGTCCTCAGGGATGGGCAGCGGCAGAGGCAGCACCAGCCCCGGACCCAAGGGGAAGTGGGCCAGTGGGCCTCCAGGCACTGGGGGGCACAGCCCCTTGAGCTTGAATAGCCCCGATCCCTACGAGAAGATCCAGCATGTGGTCGGGGAGCATG GACTGGGCCAGGCCCCTGGCCATCTGTCAGGCCTCAGCGTGCCctgccccctgcccagccccccaGCAGGCACGCTGACCTGTGAGCTGAAGAGCTGCCCATACTGCACCCGTGCCCTGGAGGACCCGGAGGGGGAGCTCAGTGGCTCAGAGAGTGGAGACTCAGATGGCCGTGGCATCTACGAATTCACGCAGGACATCCAGCACGGTGACCGCCGGGATCCCATGCAACCACCCCCTGCGACGGACACACCAGGCCCAGGCAGCCCCCGGCGGCGGGCACAGCAGATGGCAGCCCCGGGCGAGCCAGGCAGACTGGGCCACCTCTGGGCTACCTTCAGCGGCAAGCTGCGCCGCATCGTGGACAGCAAGTACTTCAGCCGCGGCATCATGATGGCCATTCTCGTCAACACGCTGAGCATGGGCGTGGAGTACCATGAGCAG CCCGAGGAACTGACTCACGCCCTGGAGATCAGCAACATTGTGTTCACCAGCATGTTCGCCTTGGAGATGTTGTTGAAACTGCTGGCCTGTGGCCCTCTGGGTTACATCCGGAACCCGTACAACATCTTCGACGGCATCATCGTGGTCATCAG CGTCTGGGAGATCGTGGGGCAGGCGGACGGCGGTCTGTCTGTGCTGCGCACCTTCCGGCTGCTGCGTGTGCTGAAGCTGGTGCGCTTCCTGCCAGCACTGCGGCGCCAGCTTGTGGTACTGGTGAAGACCATGGACAACGTGGCCACCTTCTGCACGCTGCTCATGCTCTTCATTTTCATCTTCAG CATCCTGGGCATGCACCTTTTCGGTTGCAAGTTCAGCCTGAAGACAGACACCGGAGACACCGTGCCCGACAGAAAGAACTTTGACTCCCTGCTGTGGGCCATCGTCACCGTGTTCCAG ATCCTGACCCAGGAGGACTGGAACGTGGTGCTGTACAACGGCatggcctccacctcctcctGGGCCGCCCTCTACTTCGTGGCCCTCATGACCTTCGGCAACTACGTGCTCTTCAACCTGCTGGTGGCCATCCTTGTGGAGGGCTTTCAGGCGGAG GGTGATGCCAACAGATCCGACACGGACGAGGACAAGACATCGGTCCACTTCGAGGAGGATTTCCACAAGCTCAGAGAGCTCCAGACCACAG AGCTGAAGATGTGCTCCCTGGCCGTGACCCCCAACGGGCACCTGGAGGGACGAGGcagcctgtcccctcccctcATCATGTGCACAGCGGCCACACCCATGCCTACTCCCAAGAGCTCACCATACCTGGACGCAGCCCCCAGCCTCCCAGACTCTCGGCGTGGCAGCAGCAGCTCCGGAGACCCGCCCCTGGGAGACCAGAAGCCTCCG GCCAACCTCCGAAGTTCTCCCTGCGCCCCCTGGGGCCCCAATGGTGCCTGGAGCAGCCGGCGTTCCAGCTGGAGCAGCCTGGGCCGTGCCCCCAGCCTCAAGCGCCGCAGCCAGTGCGGGGAACGTGAGTCCTTGCTGTCCGGCGAGGGCAAGGGCAGTACTGACGACGAAGCCGAGGACGGCAGGGCCACGCCGGGGCCCCGTGCCACCCCACTGCGGCGGGCCGAGTCCCTGGACCCACGGCCCCTCCGGCcggccccccacccacccaccaagtGTCGCGACTGCAACGGGCAGATGGTGGCCCTGCCCAGCGAGTTCTTCCTACGCGTCGACAGCCACCGGGAGGATGCGGCCGAGCTTGACGACGACTTGGAGGAT AGCTGCTGCTTCCGCCTGCACAAAGTTCTGGAGCCCTACAAGCCCCAGTGGTGCCGGAGCCGGGAGGCCTGGGCCCTCTACCTCTTCTCCCCACAGAACCG GTTCCGCGTCTCCTGCCAGAAGATCATCACGCACAAGATGTTTGATCACGTGGTCCTCGTCTTCATCTTCCTCAACTGCGTCACCATCGCCCTGGAGAGGCCTGACATTGACCCCGGCAGCACC GAGCGGGCCTTCCTCAGCGTCTCCAATTACATCTTCACGGCCATCTTCGTGGCGGAGATGATGGTGAAG GTGGTGGCCCTGGGGCTGCTTTCGGGCGAGCACGCCTACCTTCAGAGCAGCTGGAACCTGTTGGACGGGCTGCTGGTGCTGGTGTCCCTGGTCGACATTGTCGTGGCCATGGCCTCGGCTGGTGGCGCCAAGATCCTGGGCGTTCTGCGCGTGCTGCGTCTGCTGCGGACCTTGCGGCCTCTGAG GGTCATCAGCCGGGCCCCGGGCCTCAAGCTGGTGGTGGAGACGCTGATCTCGTCACTCAGGCCCATCGGGAACATCGTCCTCATCTGCTGCGCCTTCTTCATCATTTTTGGCATCTTGGGTGTGCAG CTCTTCAAAGGGAAGTTCTACTACTGCGAGGGCGGCGACACCAGGAACATCTCCACCAAGGCGCAGTGCCGGGCCGCCCACTACCGCTGGGTGAGGCGCAAGTACAACTTCGACAACCTGGGCCAG GCCCTGATGTCGCTGTTCGTGCTGTCGTCCAAAGACGGCTGGGTGAACATCATGTACGACGGGCTGGACGCCGTCGGTGTGGACCAGCAG CCCGTGCAGAACCACAACCCCTGGATGCTGCTGTACTTCATCTCCTTCCTGCTCATCGTCAGCTTCTTCGTGCTCAACATGTTCGTGGGCGTCGTGGTCGAGAACTTCCACAAGTGCCGGCAGcaccaggaggcggaggaggcgCGGCGGCGTGAGGAGAAGCGGCTACGGCGCCTGGAGAGGAGGCGCAGGA GCACTTTCCCCAGCCCAG AGGCCCAGCGCCGGCCCTACTATGCTGACTACTCGCCCACCCGCCGCTCCATTCACTCGCTGTGCACCAGCCACTATCTCGATCTCTTCATCACCTTCATTATCTGCGTCAATGTCATCACCATGTCCATGGAGCACTATAACCAACCAAAG TCGCTGGACGAGGCCCTCAAGTACTGCAACTACGTGTTCACCATCGTGTTTGTCTTCGAGGCTGCGCTGAAGCTGGTGGCGTTTGGGTTCCGTCGGTTCTTCAAGGACAG GTGGAACCAGCTGGACCTGGCCATCGTGCTGCTGTCACTCATGGGCATCACGCTGGAGGAGATAGAGATGAGCGCCGCGCTGCCCATCAACCCCACCATCATCCGCATCATGCGTGTGCTCCGCATCGCCCGGG TGCTGAAGCTGCTGAAGATGGCCACGGGCATGCGCGCCCTGCTGGACACCGTCGTGCAAGCCCTGCCCCAG GTGGGCAACCTGGGCCTTCTTTTCATGCTCCTGTTTTTTATCTATGCTGCGCTGGGAGTggagctgttcgggaggctgg AGTGCAGTGAAGACAACCCCTGCGAGGGCCTGAGCAGGCACGCCACCTTCAGCAACTTCGGCATGGCCTTCCTCACACTGTTCCGCGTGTCCACGGGGGACAACTGGAACGGGATCATGAAG GACACGCTGCGCGAGTGCACCCGCGAGGACAAGCACTGCCTGAGCTACCTGCCGGCGCTGTCGCCCGTCTACTTCGTGACCTTCGTGCTGGTGGCCCAGTTCGTGCTGGTGAACGTGGTGGTGGCCGTGCTCATGAAGCACCTGGAGGAGAGCAACAAGGAGGCACGCGAGGATGCAGAGTTGGACGCCGAGATCGAGCTGGAGCTGGCGCAGGGCCCCGGGGGTGCACGCCGGGTGGATGCAGACAGGCCTCCCTCGCCCCAGGAGAGTCCGGGCGCCAGGGACACCCCAAACCTCCTTGTCGCACGCAAGGTGTCCGTGTCCAGGATGCTCTCACTGCCCAACGACAGCTACATGTTCCGGCCTGTGGTGCCTGCGGCGGCGCCCCACCCCCGCCCGCTGCAGGAGGTGGAGATGGAGACCTATGGGGCCAGCACCCCCCTGG GCTCCGTGGCCTCTGCACACTCGCCGCCCGTGGAGTCCTGTGCCTCCCTCCAGATCCCATTGGCTGTGTCGTCTCCAGCCAGGAGCAGCGAGACCCTCCACGCCCTGTCCCCTCGGGGCACAGCCCGCTCCCCCAGCCTCAGCCGGCTGCTCTGCAGACAG GAGGCTGTGCGCGCTGATTCCTTGGAAGGGCAGATTGACGGCCCTAGGGACACCCTGGACCCTGCGGAGACTGGCGAGAAAACCCTGGTGAGGCCGGTGTCCCAGGGGGGCTCCCTGCAGTCTCCCCCACGCTCCCCACGGCCCGCCAGCACCCGCACCCGGAAGCACACCTTCGGACAGCGCTGCGTCTCCAGCCGGACGGCAGCCCCGGGCGGAGAGGAGGCCGAGGCCTCGGATCCAGCCGACGAGGAGGTCAGCCACATCACCAGCTCCGCCCGCCCCTGGCAGCCCGCGGCCGAGCCCCAGGGCCCCGAAGCCTCTCCCGTGGCCGGCGGCGAGCGGGACCTGCGCAGGCTCTACAGCGTGGACGCTCAGGGCTTCCTGGACAAGCCGGGCCGCGCGGACGAGCAGTGGCGGCCCTCGGCGGAGCTGGGCAGCGGGGAgcctggggaggccaaggcctggGGCCCCGAGGCCGAGCCCGCTCTGGGTGCGCGCAGAAAGAAGAAGATGAGCCCCCCCTGTATCTCGGTGGAGCCCCCGGCGGAGGATGAGGGCTCCGCGCGGCCCCCTGCAGCGGAGGGCGGCAGCACCACCCTGAGGCGCAGAACCCCGTCCTGTGAGGCCACCCCTCACAGGGACTCCCTGGAGCCCACGGAGGGCTCAGGCACCGGAGGGGACCCTGCAGCCAAGGGGGAGCGCTGGGGCCAGGCCTCCTGCCGGGCCGAGCACCTGACCGTCCCCAGCTTTGCCTTCGAGCCGCTGGACCTCGGGGGCCCCAGTGGAGATCCTTTTTTGGACGGTAGCCACAGCGTGACCCCAGAACCCAGAGCTTTCTCTTCAGGGGCCATAGTGCTCCTGGAACCCCCAGAAACAGACCCTCCCATGCCCGTCAGTGACCCCCCAGAGAAGAGGCGGGGGCCGTACCTCACAGTCCCCCAGTGTCCTCTGGAGAAACCAGGGTCCCCCTCAGCCACGCCTGCCCCAGGGGATGGTACAGATGACCCCGTGTAG